GATTTCGAATACGGTGTGCGCTCCGCGTCGATATTCTTTCATCCGCAGACATTACCACAGCTCCGCCAAAACGTGCTAAAGCCGTCGCCTAAAGGCGAGGGCTTCAACCCTCCCAGAGTGGGACAGTGAGAAGCAGCTCGCCGTTTAGATGTTTGGCTAGTTCCACCGCTGGCTCAATCACAGATTCCGCCAGCTCGGAGCCGTCGAGGGCAACGATGATCGAGCGAATCGCCACTTTGTCCGGGGCGCCGTCGGCACGCACCAAGAGCACGGGAGCTGTGGCCGCCTGAACCACTTTGAGCGCCACACTGCCGAGCAGCCAACGGCGCAAGCCGGAGGCACCGTGGGTTGTCATCGCAATCAGGCTCTCCGTGTCACTCTCGGCTCGATCGACGATGACCTCGGCAGGAGTGCCAGGGAGGGTAACGCGATCGACCTTAGCGCCCGCCGGGAAGCTGCGCGCCTCCGCGTCTTTGCAATAATCCGCCGCGCGCGCCAGCGGCGCCTGGTCAGCGCTGTCGGTGACACACAGCAATTCCACCGTGGCACCGGTCGCTTCCGCCAACAACCGAACGTAGGGGAGCGCCTGTTCGGCAAGCTTCGATCCATCCAACGGCACGATAATTTTTCTCATCGTCATGAAAGCGTTCTCCTTGGCACGACGTTGGAGAAACGGCTATCACAATCACCGGGGCACTGCTATAACGCTGGCGTTGAATGCGAGGCCCAGACAAATCGCGGCGCGGTGCTACAACCCCAACTCTTTTTGCGCCTGGCGCACAAAGCTCTGGTCGACGTAACGCTCGGGGGATGGCAGCGGCTCTTTAAGCACACCGTCTTTGAATTGGATGTCGATGTTGGCTTTCAAGCCTTCGATCGTCGGCGCGCCATCAATGGGAAAAACTTTATTCTTGGTAAAGTAGTCGACGCCGCGCCGGGCATAGGGCGGCTTGATGCCCATCTCGGCCGTGAACAGATCGGCCGCTTGGTCGGGATGCTCGTGGATCCAGCGCAGCGAGCGGATATGCGCTTTCAAAAAGCGCACGACTTGGGCGCGGTTTTTCTCGGCCCATGCCGGATTCACCGTGAGGCCGTTGAATTGGTACGTCGAGATCACCTCCATGGTATCGCCCAGTCGTGTGAATCCGTTATCGGCGGCAATATCCGAATAGGGAAAACCCAGCACCGCACCGGCGATGCTGCCGCTCTCCAGCGCCGTCAACCGCGCCACCGTGCCGCCGGAAATAATCGTCAAGAAAAAATCCTTCGGGAAGTGAAGCCCCTTGGTCTTGAGATACTCGAGCAAAATCGAAGTCGCCCCACCGCGCAAACTCGCGACACCCAGCCGCTGGCCCTTCAGCTCGTCGACGCGTTTGATATTCTTAGCGCCGATCAAGAAATACGGCGCCGCGTTGTCGACACCGGCAATGACTTTAAGAATCGCGCCCTTCTCGGCCAGTGCAATGACGCTGTCGGCGTTCAGCGTGCCTAAATGAATCTCGCCGCTGAGCAAAGCCTGCAAATGAATATCCGTCCGGCCGATCATAACCAGCTCGACCTTGACGTTCTCCTGGTTATAAAAACCCCGCTTCTGGGCAACGTAGAAAGGCAAATAGAAAAGCGTCTTCGAAGTCATGCCGACTTTGAAACTTTGCGCGCGGGCCGGCACGCACGCCAAACCGACTCCCAAAGAAATCGCCAAAGCCAACAAAAGCTTGCGTCTCACGTGCAAAGAGTCCTCCTTGCTGATCTCGAACATAGTAATCGCCGAGCTTGCGCGATTACAACTGAAAAAAGCGATTGCAAATCACGGTTCGCTGCAACTAGACACTGCCGCTCGCCGGGCATGTTCTTCAGTCGTGTCCGGCGTATGTAACGATAAGCAGCTCACTTAATAGCCGTT
This region of Deltaproteobacteria bacterium genomic DNA includes:
- a CDS encoding universal stress protein, giving the protein MTMRKIIVPLDGSKLAEQALPYVRLLAEATGATVELLCVTDSADQAPLARAADYCKDAEARSFPAGAKVDRVTLPGTPAEVIVDRAESDTESLIAMTTHGASGLRRWLLGSVALKVVQAATAPVLLVRADGAPDKVAIRSIIVALDGSELAESVIEPAVELAKHLNGELLLTVPLWEG
- a CDS encoding ABC transporter substrate-binding protein, with the protein product MFEISKEDSLHVRRKLLLALAISLGVGLACVPARAQSFKVGMTSKTLFYLPFYVAQKRGFYNQENVKVELVMIGRTDIHLQALLSGEIHLGTLNADSVIALAEKGAILKVIAGVDNAAPYFLIGAKNIKRVDELKGQRLGVASLRGGATSILLEYLKTKGLHFPKDFFLTIISGGTVARLTALESGSIAGAVLGFPYSDIAADNGFTRLGDTMEVISTYQFNGLTVNPAWAEKNRAQVVRFLKAHIRSLRWIHEHPDQAADLFTAEMGIKPPYARRGVDYFTKNKVFPIDGAPTIEGLKANIDIQFKDGVLKEPLPSPERYVDQSFVRQAQKELGL